The window ATGTCTTTCTCCATTTTTCAGCAGATCCGGCTCCTGAGTTTTACATATATCCATGACATAGGGACATCGAGGATGAAATTTACATCCAGAAGGGGGTTGGAATATACTCGGAACAGCACCCTTTATCTCGTGCAGATATCTATTTTCTTTCTTGGTACTTGATTCAATTTTGGGTATTGATTTAAGAAGTTCTTGAGTATAAGGATGTTGGGGATTAAGAAAGAGCTCTTTTGTTTCTGCTTCCTCGGCGACACGTCCTGCATAGATAACAATCACTCTCTGAGCAGTCTCTGCAATGATTCCAAGATCGTGGGTTATCAGAATAACTGCTGTTCCAAAGTCCTTTTTTAGATTCAGAAGGAGTTCAAGGATCTGGGCTTGAATGGTTACATCAAGGGCTGTTGTTGGTTCATCAGCTATTAATATCTTTGGGTGACAGGCAAGGGCGATGGCAATCATGACCCTTTGTCTCATACCTCCACTGAGCTGGTGAGGATATTCATTTACCCTTCTTTCTGCCTCGGGAATGCCGACAAGTTTTAACATATCAATAGATTTGTCCACAGCATCCCTTTTTTTCAGACCCTGATGAAGAGTTAAAACCTCTGATATCTGGTTTCCTATGGTAAAGACGGGATTGAGTGATGTCAAGGGGTCTTGAAATATCATTGAAATCTTATTACCCCTGATTTCTCTTACCTCGGAATCAGAGAGTTTAAGGATATCCCTTCCTTCAAAAAGGATTTCACCTTCAACGATCTTGGCAGGGGGATCAGGAATCAGTTTCAAGATAGATAAGGCAGTAACCGTTTTCCCACAACCTGATTCTCCAACGATCCCCAGTGTCTCTCCCTTTTTAAGAGAGAGGCTAATTCCGTCCACTGCCTTACCGAGTCCCTCGGAAGTATAGAAATAGGTTTTTAGATTTTTAATGTTTAATAAAGAATCATTCATAGGACTCGATTTTATCTTTATGGATTATTTCAAGAAAAGTTTCTTTAGAGATTTCAGATAATATCTTTACTGCTCCAGAATAGAAATATGGAGAGACGTCAAATTCGACTGTGGCCTCTTTAGGGTCTATGGTCCTCATGACCATCATTCCTTCATAGGCTTCGATGATGCTATTGATATACATGATATCTTTTTTTTTAACCCGGGCAATAATTTTGATTGTCTTTTTATGCTTCACATCCTGTCTCTATGCTTATCCTTTTTCTAAGAAGATCATGTTTTTCCAAAGGATGAGCAACACTGATAATAATCTTTTCATTGGGCTGGCCGAATTCCTTTTTTATTCCATCTTCTGAAAGAATGGTATCTATTTTCGCTGAAAATGTCTTCATATTTCTTCCTATAATTTCAACTTCTTCTTCAAGAAATAATTTATTTTTGACCTCAATCTTTACCGTATCCTTACCTAACACTTCAATGACTTTACCTACATATTGGTAATTTTGGAAGGAGAGGAGTTCTTGACTCTCTTTTTTTACTTGCGAATCGTCGATATAAAACCCTGTGGTAAAACCTCTGTGAGTTGTTTTCTTTAATTCATCGCGCCACTGGGGATTACGCCTATATGTTCTTGGATCTTTTATATAGTTATTGATAGCTTCTCTATATATCCTGATTACTGTTGCAAGATAATAGATACTCTTCATACGTCCTTCAATCTTAAAGGTAGTAATACCAACGTCAACCATCTCAGGAATATAATCAATCATACAGAGGTCTTTTGAATTAAAGATATAGGTTCCTCTCTCATCCTCATCAACCATAAAGTACTGTCCTGGTCTTTTGCTCTCAACCAAATGGTATTCCCAACGACAGGGTTGAGCACAGTCTCCTCTATTGGAGTCCCTGCCTGTCATGTAACTACTTAAAAGACACCTTCCTGCATATGAGATACACATCGAGCCATGAACAAGGATTTCCATTTCTGAATGGGTTTTTTCTTTTATCTCTTTTATTTCTTTCAAAGAGCATTCCCTTGCCAGATTGATCCTTGATATCCCCTGTTTCTCCCAGAATTTTGCGCTGGCCCAGTTTGTGGTATTTGCCTGGGTACTGAGGTGGAGAGGAAGCTTGGGCACACACTCTTTTGCAACACGAATTATTCCTGGATCAGAGACAATGATGGCATCCGCACCTATTTCATCGAGTTCAGATAAATATTCAGAGATATGAAGAAGGTCTTCATTACGCGAAAAGATATTAACAGTAACATAGACCTTTACCTGTTTTTTGTGGGCGTATTCAATAGCCCTCTTCATCTCTTTTAGTGAAAAATTTCCAGCCCTTTTTCTCAGATTGAAAGATGTTCCCCCGAGATAAACAGCATCAGCACCATAGTGAATAGCAACTTCAAGTTTTTCCAAATTTCCTGCTGGAGCCAAAAGCTCAATACTATTCAAAGCTTTTCCCCTCTTTAAGCGTAAAATTAAAAAAATTATAAAGCCATCCATAAAGGAGGTCAAGGAATTATGTAATTTTAAGAGGGTCAGGAATAAAATCTGCATTTGATAAAAAGCTTGACTGTAAGGAATATCTGTGTTAGAAGAACTTTAATTGAGAGAGCAGGGTTTTTGTAATTTTTTAGAGGAGAAAAAGTATGTTTCAGATAAAGAAGTTAGGGATTATATATTTTTTTAGCATACTTTCGCTTATTTTGTTTTTTGGCTGTCAGTCTTACGCTCCTGCGCCTTCCCCCATGCAGACATCTTTAGAAACGGGAAAGTTCAAGGATATTCCTATCCCAGCAAAATTTAAAATCGATAGCGAGAAATCCTTTGTATTTGAAAACCCTGCCATTAAGGCCGGTGTATTGGTATATACCGGTAGTGGAAAGTCAGCGGAAATTGCAAACTTTTACAAAGAAAATATGCCTCAGAATGGATGGAAGCTTGTGAGTAGTTTTGAGTTAAAAGAAGCTGTTCTCAATTATCAAAAGGAAGGTTGGAGTTGTGTAATCAATATAAAGCAGGAGTTTGAAACAAAAATCATCATAAATGTAGGCCCTACCGAGACCCATCCTGAAATAAAAAAGACCACAGAAGAGGGCTTTAAAGAATTCAAGTAACACCTTCTTCGAAGATTAACATTCCTTGATTTCTGTCCTTGCTTTCTTGATATAATTAAAGAAATCCCCTTTTACTCATCATTCTTTAAAGGGCTGTGGATGAGAACAAGTAAAAGAATCATTTTGGATACAGACCCTGGAATTGATGATGCCTTAGCAATCATATTATCCCTAAGATCTAAAGAATTAAAGGTAGAAGCAATAACTACCGTAAGCGGTAATGTCCCTGTTAGTCTCGGCACGAGAAATGTTCGAAGAATTCTGAGATTAATGGGCTTAATGGACTTACCGATGATAGCTGAAGGTTCTTCACTTCCAATAAAAGAGCCTCCCTTTTGGACTTATGAAATCCACGGAAAGAATGGTCTAGGAGATTTGGACTGTTTTTTTAATGACGATTCAGAACTGGATGAGGATTGGATTGTCTCTAGAAAAGCCATAGATTTGATTTTCGAAATGATTGAAAAATATCCCAACGAAATAATCATAGTAACCCTAGGTCCATTAACAAATATCGCCTGTGCCATTGAAAAAGATAAGGATAAAATGGATAAAG is drawn from Nitrospinota bacterium and contains these coding sequences:
- a CDS encoding U32 family peptidase gives rise to the protein MNSIELLAPAGNLEKLEVAIHYGADAVYLGGTSFNLRKRAGNFSLKEMKRAIEYAHKKQVKVYVTVNIFSRNEDLLHISEYLSELDEIGADAIIVSDPGIIRVAKECVPKLPLHLSTQANTTNWASAKFWEKQGISRINLARECSLKEIKEIKEKTHSEMEILVHGSMCISYAGRCLLSSYMTGRDSNRGDCAQPCRWEYHLVESKRPGQYFMVDEDERGTYIFNSKDLCMIDYIPEMVDVGITTFKIEGRMKSIYYLATVIRIYREAINNYIKDPRTYRRNPQWRDELKKTTHRGFTTGFYIDDSQVKKESQELLSFQNYQYVGKVIEVLGKDTVKIEVKNKLFLEEEVEIIGRNMKTFSAKIDTILSEDGIKKEFGQPNEKIIISVAHPLEKHDLLRKRISIETGCEA
- a CDS encoding DUF4911 domain-containing protein is translated as MKHKKTIKIIARVKKKDIMYINSIIEAYEGMMVMRTIDPKEATVEFDVSPYFYSGAVKILSEISKETFLEIIHKDKIESYE
- a CDS encoding ABC transporter ATP-binding protein — translated: MNDSLLNIKNLKTYFYTSEGLGKAVDGISLSLKKGETLGIVGESGCGKTVTALSILKLIPDPPAKIVEGEILFEGRDILKLSDSEVREIRGNKISMIFQDPLTSLNPVFTIGNQISEVLTLHQGLKKRDAVDKSIDMLKLVGIPEAERRVNEYPHQLSGGMRQRVMIAIALACHPKILIADEPTTALDVTIQAQILELLLNLKKDFGTAVILITHDLGIIAETAQRVIVIYAGRVAEEAETKELFLNPQHPYTQELLKSIPKIESSTKKENRYLHEIKGAVPSIFQPPSGCKFHPRCPYVMDICKTQEPDLLKNGERHLARCWLLNKEYSNGKRNGSYLDRG